From a region of the Candidatus Cloacimonadota bacterium genome:
- the rpsD gene encoding 30S ribosomal protein S4: MARYTGPRARLCRKFGENIFGTAKYDRILNRRKFPPGQHGRNMRRKQSDYFIHLREKQKLRNIYCLLERQFSNYFHKAAKMGGVTGDNLLQLLERRLDNTVYRLGFATTRMQARQFVNHGHFQVNGKKVDIPSYLLKDGDIIEVRPKSKGMKPLVEAWDNSEASSPYPWLSVDKDNMRGQFEHIPAAQEIPNTVDLRLIVEYYSK, translated from the coding sequence ATGGCAAGATACACCGGACCACGTGCCAGACTTTGCCGCAAATTTGGCGAAAACATCTTTGGCACCGCAAAATACGACAGGATCCTGAACCGCCGCAAATTCCCTCCCGGACAGCACGGCAGAAATATGCGCCGCAAGCAAAGCGACTATTTCATCCACCTGCGTGAAAAGCAAAAACTTAGAAACATCTACTGCCTCCTCGAACGGCAGTTCAGCAACTATTTTCACAAAGCGGCTAAAATGGGCGGGGTCACAGGCGACAACCTCCTTCAGCTTCTGGAGCGCCGTCTTGACAACACCGTTTACCGCCTCGGCTTTGCCACCACCAGGATGCAGGCTCGCCAATTCGTGAACCATGGACATTTCCAGGTGAACGGAAAAAAAGTGGACATCCCCTCCTACCTTCTGAAGGATGGAGATATCATCGAAGTCCGCCCAAAAAGCAAAGGCATGAAGCCCCTGGTGGAAGCCTGGGACAACTCGGAAGCCAGCTCACCCTACCCATGGCTTTCGGTGGATAAAGACAACATGCGCGGGCAGTTTGAACACATTCCGGCTGCCCAGGAGATCCCCAACACCGTTGACCTGCGCCTCATTGTTGAGTACTACTCCAAATAA